The following are encoded together in the Streptomyces flavofungini genome:
- the lnt gene encoding apolipoprotein N-acyltransferase, giving the protein MDALGSKRRHRWVPRWADAKAWRRVGLASPWRRGILAALCGALPALAFPAPSWWWFAYVALVPWLLLARSAPTGRRAALDGWLGGLGFMVAVHHWLLPSLHVFTLVIAALLGLLWAPWGWLVRHLLGGTPSSGRAATALLVLPSGWLMVELVRSWEGLGGPWGLLGSSQWQVEPALRLASVGGVWLVSALVVAVNTGVAVLVAHRGARVPAVAGLVAVGAATTAAWTWSPRPEPAGDVRVAVVQPGVMNGIDSADQRFAREEALTRSLAGRDLDLVVWGESSVGHDLTERPDLAGRITALSRQVGADILVNVDARRSDQPGIFKSSVLVGPQGPTGDRYDKMRLVPFGEYVPARSLLGWATSVGKAAGEDRRRGDRPVVMTIGQGQGQGPGQRQGQALRVGPLVCFESAFPDMSRHLTREGAQLLLAQSATSTFQHSWAPEQHASLAAVRAAETGRPMVHATLTGVSAVYGPSGERVGAPLGTSASSTAQYDVPLATGTTPYVRFGDWPVHAALVVLALLCAAEGARAFRRPAPERPAPHARTAHGSPARPAR; this is encoded by the coding sequence ATGGACGCACTCGGCAGCAAGCGGCGGCACCGCTGGGTGCCGCGATGGGCGGACGCGAAGGCGTGGCGGCGCGTCGGCCTCGCCTCGCCGTGGCGGCGCGGGATCCTCGCGGCCCTGTGCGGCGCCCTGCCCGCCCTGGCGTTCCCCGCGCCGTCCTGGTGGTGGTTCGCGTACGTCGCGCTCGTGCCGTGGCTCCTGCTCGCCCGCTCGGCCCCGACCGGTCGGCGCGCGGCCCTGGACGGATGGCTCGGCGGGCTCGGCTTCATGGTCGCCGTGCACCACTGGCTGCTGCCGAGCCTGCATGTGTTCACACTCGTCATCGCCGCGCTGCTCGGTCTGCTCTGGGCACCGTGGGGCTGGCTCGTGCGGCATCTCCTCGGCGGCACGCCCTCCTCCGGGCGCGCCGCCACCGCGCTGCTCGTCCTTCCCTCCGGCTGGCTGATGGTGGAGCTGGTGCGGTCCTGGGAGGGGCTCGGCGGGCCCTGGGGGCTGCTCGGCTCCAGCCAGTGGCAGGTCGAGCCCGCCCTGCGCCTCGCGTCGGTCGGCGGGGTCTGGCTGGTCAGCGCCCTGGTCGTGGCCGTGAACACCGGCGTCGCCGTGCTCGTCGCGCACCGCGGCGCCCGTGTCCCCGCCGTCGCCGGTCTCGTCGCCGTCGGCGCGGCCACCACGGCGGCCTGGACCTGGTCCCCGCGCCCCGAGCCCGCGGGCGACGTCCGCGTCGCCGTCGTCCAGCCCGGCGTCATGAACGGCATCGACAGCGCCGACCAGCGGTTCGCCCGCGAGGAGGCCCTGACCCGCTCCCTCGCGGGCCGCGATCTGGACCTCGTGGTGTGGGGCGAGAGCAGCGTGGGCCACGACCTGACCGAGCGGCCCGATCTCGCCGGACGGATCACCGCGCTGTCCCGGCAGGTCGGCGCCGACATCCTGGTCAACGTCGACGCGCGCCGCTCGGACCAGCCGGGCATCTTCAAGAGCTCGGTGCTCGTCGGCCCCCAGGGACCGACGGGTGATCGCTACGACAAGATGCGCCTGGTCCCCTTCGGCGAGTACGTGCCCGCCCGTTCCCTGCTCGGCTGGGCGACCTCCGTCGGCAAGGCCGCGGGCGAGGACCGCAGGCGCGGTGACCGGCCCGTCGTCATGACCATCGGGCAAGGGCAAGGGCAAGGACCAGGACAAAGACAAGGGCAAGCCCTGCGGGTCGGACCGCTGGTGTGCTTCGAGTCCGCGTTCCCCGACATGAGCCGCCACCTCACCCGCGAGGGCGCGCAGCTGCTGCTCGCCCAGTCCGCCACGTCGACGTTCCAGCACAGCTGGGCGCCCGAGCAGCACGCCTCCCTCGCGGCGGTGCGGGCCGCCGAGACCGGCCGCCCCATGGTGCACGCCACCCTCACCGGCGTCTCGGCCGTCTACGGCCCGAGCGGCGAACGCGTCGGCGCGCCGCTCGGCACGTCGGCGTCGAGCACCGCGCAGTACGACGTGCCGCTGGCCACCGGCACCACCCCGTACGTGCGGTTCGGCGACTGGCCGGTGCACGCGGCCCTCGTCGTGCTCGCCCTGCTGTGCGCGGCGGAGGGCGCGCGGGCGTTCAGGCGGCCCGCTCCTGAACGGCCCGCACCACACGCTCGCACAGCTCATGGCTCGCCAGCGCGTCCCGCGCGCTGA
- a CDS encoding nuclear transport factor 2 family protein: MTQRVELAAVLDRLAIDTLITDYAITVDDGDWDAYRRLFAPDGRADYRSAGGIEGPASEVADWLTESLRIFAVRQHLIVNRRIQFDVRDQDVGDTARIQADYANPMRFADKAESPDSAAPDFECGGRYAFTAVRTHNGWRLRQVVVQEKWRRQNCSDPVT, translated from the coding sequence ATGACGCAGCGCGTGGAACTCGCCGCAGTCCTTGACCGGTTGGCCATCGACACCCTCATCACCGACTACGCCATCACCGTCGACGACGGCGACTGGGACGCCTACCGTCGTCTCTTCGCACCCGACGGACGCGCCGACTACCGCTCGGCGGGCGGCATCGAAGGACCAGCCTCCGAGGTCGCCGACTGGCTCACGGAGTCCCTGCGGATCTTCGCGGTACGCCAGCACCTCATCGTCAACCGCAGGATCCAATTCGACGTCCGCGACCAGGACGTCGGCGACACCGCCCGGATACAGGCCGACTACGCCAACCCCATGCGGTTCGCGGACAAGGCGGAGAGCCCCGACAGTGCCGCCCCCGACTTCGAGTGCGGCGGGCGCTACGCCTTCACCGCCGTCCGCACCCACAACGGCTGGCGGCTGCGTCAGGTGGTCGTCCAGGAGAAGTGGCGCAGACAGAACTGCTCCGACCCGGTTACCTGA
- a CDS encoding LysR family transcriptional regulator, whose product MELRQLQYFAAVADAGGFSRAAERLGIVQSAVSQQVRRLERELGVALFDRSTRSVRLSAAGERLLPEAHAVLAAARRTRRVAADLVAGDEGLLRLGTVQGPGDRTYRLLDELRRTAPGLHVRLRRLPLTERLAAVRSGELDAALVRAAATAPGLELLPVWRDPLYVALPEDHPAVAPPDGGPRSAPAPSPACAPPLRLDRLADLPLRLAPREHNPPFHDLVTGALRAAGAQPPLGPPFTTLQETLTDLAEQRAGSPSWTVFYEVTGLPPVPHVAVRRLATPELTTSLAVLPGPPGPPLRHLLRALRALRA is encoded by the coding sequence GTGGAACTGCGCCAGCTCCAGTACTTCGCCGCCGTGGCCGACGCGGGCGGCTTCAGCCGGGCCGCCGAGCGGCTCGGCATCGTGCAGTCGGCGGTCAGCCAGCAGGTCCGCCGCCTCGAACGGGAGCTCGGCGTCGCGCTGTTCGACCGGTCCACGCGGTCCGTCCGTCTCTCCGCCGCGGGCGAGCGGCTGCTTCCCGAGGCCCACGCCGTGCTCGCGGCGGCCCGGCGCACCCGGCGGGTCGCGGCCGACCTCGTGGCCGGCGACGAGGGCCTGCTCCGCCTCGGCACCGTCCAGGGGCCGGGCGACCGGACGTACCGCCTCCTCGACGAGCTGCGGCGCACGGCCCCCGGGCTCCACGTGCGGCTGCGCCGGCTGCCCCTCACCGAGCGGCTCGCGGCGGTGCGTTCGGGCGAGTTGGACGCCGCGCTGGTGCGGGCGGCGGCGACGGCTCCTGGGCTCGAACTGCTGCCGGTGTGGCGGGATCCGCTGTACGTGGCGCTGCCCGAGGACCACCCGGCGGTGGCCCCGCCCGACGGCGGACCGCGGTCCGCGCCCGCCCCGAGCCCGGCGTGCGCCCCGCCCCTGCGCCTCGACCGGCTCGCGGACCTCCCGCTGCGCCTGGCCCCGCGTGAGCACAACCCGCCCTTCCACGACCTGGTGACCGGCGCGCTGCGGGCCGCCGGGGCGCAGCCGCCGCTCGGGCCGCCGTTCACCACTCTCCAGGAGACGCTGACCGACCTGGCCGAGCAGCGCGCCGGCTCCCCGTCCTGGACGGTCTTCTACGAAGTGACGGGGCTGCCGCCGGTGCCCCACGTGGCCGTACGACGCCTTGCCACGCCCGAACTCACCACGTCCCTTGCCGTGTTGCCGGGCCCGCCCGGCCCACCGCTGCGCCATCTGCTCCGGGCGCTGCGGGCGCTGCGGGCCTGA
- a CDS encoding cupin domain-containing protein: MTHRATPQTPEAVRAPAMPGALVVRAGCAEHVPLPHGGGFDLLADAAHTGGALGANLLTLGAGADGARPHVHTRSTELFHVLDGAVEFSLDGGMTTVTRGGLVVIPPGTPHAFGAAAGATAELLAVLTPGVDRFGYFRALGRVQHGLDTFDSLLPEQDRYDVHFLGGADAAAWDAARGRTTPGRAPSR, from the coding sequence ATGACGCATCGAGCGACCCCACAGACCCCCGAAGCCGTTCGAGCCCCGGCCATGCCCGGCGCCCTCGTGGTGCGCGCCGGGTGCGCCGAACACGTACCCCTTCCGCACGGCGGCGGCTTCGACCTGCTGGCCGACGCCGCGCACACCGGCGGCGCCCTGGGCGCCAACCTGCTGACCCTCGGCGCGGGCGCGGACGGCGCGAGGCCGCACGTCCACACGCGGTCGACGGAGCTGTTCCACGTGCTCGACGGAGCCGTGGAGTTCTCCCTGGACGGCGGGATGACGACGGTGACCCGCGGGGGTCTCGTCGTCATCCCGCCCGGGACGCCGCACGCGTTCGGCGCGGCGGCCGGAGCGACCGCCGAACTGCTGGCGGTCCTGACACCGGGCGTCGACCGGTTCGGCTACTTCCGCGCCCTGGGCCGCGTACAGCACGGCCTGGACACGTTCGACAGCCTCCTGCCCGAACAGGACCGGTACGACGTGCACTTCCTCGGCGGCGCGGACGCCGCCGCCTGGGACGCGGCGCGCGGCCGGACTACGCCGGGTCGCGCACCGTCCCGGTGA
- a CDS encoding alpha/beta hydrolase family protein — protein MIHVPRSVTAAAAVLALAAGVPGLAHAQPSADRIPPASPRPVTSPDDPTPPEEAEGQLPKGWRVDGAGARKELVWQAPRAVPMGDSRVEFYSGDRLLGVPVPHDDQRTFRLRLDDTRVGPAAELRAQAGGRRLDEAAKEAPRVSPPAASAEESAPLPANRVDPGVPGKYRTVSGEYTQKSVRLPGFRAPVEMRGTVVGPVDAPGKRPLALFLHGRHYTCYNARGDQDGGWPCKGGMKPVPSHRGYLHDQKLLASQGYVTVSIAANGINGQDDVAEDGGAEARSSLVRQHLGRWADWAAGRGDVPGAVRATAPADLSRVLLVGHSRGGEGVNRAALDSLAPPPATEDGAVGPARWTIRGTVLIGPTIFGQNPVPDVPSMTVLPGCDGDVSDLQGQIYADGTRGVSRGTALHSAVYVVGANHNFFNSEWTPGQAEAPANDDFSSGSRPDAVCAKGKDTRLTAKQQQKAGSTYIAAAARLFVGGDDRVRPLLDGSGRRAPSAKPARVLTHAVGGNRTPAFVPNSSLGVSGGRLCAQVDRKASRSCLAPDVRGSSPHFAVWGPSPEPGRHAVAMRWTRTGTPTKLRPKKPVSLAGADKLALRVIVPPNTRGTRLDVTVTDASGHRAKLGQVRVDGLPGTEMTSSYWGREVRLPLSAAARAGLDLKQVMSLELTPQNRSGRAWLMDAWGWRPGTPDAGTADLARVDIGRLKVDEGDSGVRTYKVPVRVSGQGTGKVRLFVTDSRTQRTTNRIVTVRPGGDAVEVPVTVRGDKRYGTDTSHEVMAKAISSAVVGSHQGGVLVRNDDPMPKVSVRPIADRVTEGKALKWRVTLSEAADTDIEAGFELRRVTSGTELSTKDVSKRWLKETFDRSPNPARRLSKVSEMPYVPAGIAAGKRSVVVSVPTVKDRVRESKETVRLRLLTYDQSWQPHPGPTVTGTVRDPA, from the coding sequence TGGCGGCGGGGGTGCCGGGCCTCGCGCACGCGCAGCCCTCAGCCGATCGAATACCGCCCGCGTCCCCGAGACCCGTCACGTCGCCGGACGACCCCACGCCGCCGGAAGAGGCCGAGGGCCAACTCCCCAAGGGGTGGCGGGTCGACGGGGCCGGCGCCCGCAAGGAACTGGTCTGGCAGGCCCCTCGGGCGGTGCCGATGGGCGACTCCCGAGTCGAGTTCTACTCCGGCGACCGGCTCCTCGGCGTCCCCGTGCCCCACGACGACCAGCGCACCTTCCGGCTGCGACTCGACGACACGCGGGTCGGCCCCGCCGCGGAGCTGCGGGCGCAGGCCGGCGGCCGCCGTCTCGACGAGGCTGCGAAGGAAGCCCCACGGGTCTCGCCGCCCGCCGCCTCCGCCGAGGAGTCGGCCCCGCTGCCCGCGAATCGGGTCGATCCGGGCGTACCGGGCAAGTACCGCACGGTGAGCGGTGAGTACACCCAGAAGTCGGTGCGGCTGCCCGGCTTCCGCGCGCCGGTGGAGATGCGCGGCACCGTGGTCGGGCCGGTGGACGCCCCGGGCAAGCGCCCGCTCGCGCTGTTCCTGCACGGCCGGCACTACACCTGCTACAACGCCCGTGGCGACCAGGACGGCGGCTGGCCCTGCAAGGGCGGCATGAAGCCCGTCCCGAGCCATCGCGGCTATCTGCACGACCAGAAGCTCCTGGCCTCGCAGGGCTATGTGACGGTGTCGATCGCCGCCAACGGCATCAACGGCCAGGACGACGTGGCCGAGGACGGCGGCGCCGAGGCGCGTTCGTCGCTGGTGCGTCAGCACCTCGGCCGCTGGGCGGACTGGGCCGCGGGCCGCGGCGACGTGCCGGGGGCCGTGCGCGCCACCGCACCCGCCGACCTGTCCCGCGTGCTGCTCGTCGGCCACTCCCGCGGCGGCGAGGGCGTCAACCGGGCCGCGCTCGACAGCCTGGCCCCGCCGCCCGCCACCGAGGACGGGGCTGTGGGCCCGGCGCGCTGGACCATCCGCGGCACCGTCCTGATCGGCCCCACGATCTTCGGCCAGAACCCGGTCCCCGACGTGCCCTCCATGACCGTCCTGCCCGGCTGCGACGGCGACGTGTCCGACCTCCAGGGCCAGATCTACGCCGACGGGACGCGCGGCGTCAGCCGCGGCACGGCCCTGCACAGCGCGGTCTACGTGGTCGGCGCCAACCACAACTTCTTCAACAGCGAGTGGACTCCGGGGCAGGCCGAGGCGCCCGCGAACGACGACTTCAGCTCCGGCAGCAGGCCCGACGCGGTGTGCGCCAAGGGCAAGGACACGCGTCTGACCGCCAAGCAGCAGCAGAAGGCGGGTTCCACCTACATCGCGGCGGCGGCCCGCCTGTTCGTCGGCGGTGACGACCGGGTGCGTCCGCTCCTCGACGGCTCCGGCCGCCGCGCGCCCTCGGCGAAGCCCGCGCGCGTGCTCACCCACGCCGTCGGCGGCAACCGCACCCCCGCGTTCGTGCCGAACTCCTCGCTCGGGGTGTCCGGCGGACGGCTGTGCGCGCAGGTGGACCGCAAGGCGTCCCGCTCCTGCCTCGCCCCCGACGTGCGCGGCTCCTCGCCGCACTTCGCGGTCTGGGGCCCCTCGCCGGAACCGGGCCGCCACGCGGTCGCGATGCGCTGGACGCGGACCGGCACCCCGACCAAGCTCCGGCCGAAGAAGCCCGTGTCCCTGGCGGGCGCCGACAAGCTGGCCCTGCGCGTGATCGTGCCGCCCAACACCAGGGGCACCCGCCTCGACGTCACCGTCACCGACGCCTCGGGCCACCGGGCGAAGCTCGGCCAGGTCCGCGTGGACGGGCTGCCCGGCACCGAGATGACCTCCTCCTACTGGGGGCGCGAGGTGCGTCTGCCGCTGTCCGCCGCCGCCCGCGCCGGACTCGACCTCAAGCAGGTCATGTCGCTGGAGCTGACCCCGCAGAACCGGTCCGGGCGCGCCTGGCTGATGGACGCGTGGGGCTGGCGCCCGGGCACTCCGGACGCCGGGACCGCCGACCTCGCGCGGGTCGACATCGGCCGGCTCAAGGTCGACGAGGGCGACTCCGGAGTGCGCACGTACAAGGTGCCGGTCCGGGTCTCCGGGCAGGGCACCGGCAAGGTCCGTCTCTTCGTGACCGACTCTCGTACGCAACGGACCACGAACCGGATCGTGACGGTGCGGCCGGGCGGCGACGCCGTCGAGGTGCCCGTCACCGTGCGGGGCGACAAGCGCTACGGCACCGACACCTCCCACGAGGTCATGGCCAAGGCGATCAGCAGCGCGGTGGTCGGCTCCCACCAGGGCGGGGTGCTCGTGCGCAACGACGACCCGATGCCCAAGGTCAGCGTGCGGCCGATCGCCGACCGGGTCACCGAGGGCAAGGCCCTCAAGTGGCGCGTCACGCTGTCCGAGGCGGCCGACACCGACATCGAGGCCGGATTCGAGCTCCGCCGGGTCACCAGCGGCACCGAACTGTCCACCAAGGACGTCAGCAAGCGCTGGCTGAAGGAGACCTTCGACCGGTCGCCGAACCCGGCGCGCCGCCTGTCCAAGGTGTCGGAGATGCCGTACGTCCCGGCGGGCATCGCCGCGGGCAAGCGCAGCGTCGTGGTGTCCGTGCCCACCGTCAAGGACCGGGTGCGCGAGTCGAAGGAGACCGTGCGGCTGCGGCTGCTCACCTACGACCAGTCGTGGCAGCCGCACCCCGGCCCGACGGTCACCGGGACGGTGCGCGACCCGGCGTAG